In a single window of the Panthera leo isolate Ple1 chromosome A1, P.leo_Ple1_pat1.1, whole genome shotgun sequence genome:
- the SPRYD7 gene encoding SPRY domain-containing protein 7 isoform X1: MAASVFCCLRCCRDGGTGHIPLKEMPAVQLDTQHMGTDVVIVKNGRRICGTGGCLASAPLHQNKSYFEFKIQSTGIWGIGVATQKVNLNQIPLGRDAHSLVMRNDGALYHNNEEKNRLPANSLPQEGDVVNSSKNWTQNPKGITYDHVELNVYLNGKNMHCPASGIRGTVYPVVYVDDSAILDCQFSEFYHTPPPGFEKILFEQQIF; this comes from the exons ATGGCTGCCTCGGTGTTCTGCTGCTTGCGGTGCTGCAGGGACGGCGGGACGGGACACATCCCTCTGAAGGAGATGCCGGCGGTGCAGCTGGACACGCAGCACATGG gaaCAGATGTTGTCATtgtaaaaaatggaagaagaatatGTGGAACAGGAGGTTGTTTAGCCAGTGCCCCTTTACATCAAAACAAAAGCTACTTTGAATTCAAAATCCAGTCCACAG gaATATGGGGTATTGGCGTCGCAACTCAGAAAGTTAACTTGAATCAGATTCCTCTTGGCCGAGATGCCCACAGTCTGGTGATGAGGAATGATGGAGCCCTATACCACAACAACGAGGAGAAAAATAGGCTGCCAGCAAACAGCCTCCCACAGGAGGGAGACGTGGTG AACTCTTCAAAGAACTGGACTCAAAATCCTAAG gGTATTACATATGACCATGtagaattaaatgtatatttgaatggaaaaaatatgcattGTCCAGCATCAGGTATACGAGGGACAGTGTATCCGGTTGTTTATG tTGATGACAGTGCAATTTTGGATTGCCAGTTCAGTGAATTTTATCACACTCCTCCACctggttttgaaaaaatattatttgaacagCAGATCTTCtga
- the SPRYD7 gene encoding SPRY domain-containing protein 7 isoform X2 → MAASVFCCLRCCRDGGTGHIPLKEMPAVQLDTQHMGTDVVIVKNGRRICGTGGCLASAPLHQNKSYFEFKIQSTGIWGIGVATQKVNLNQIPLGRDAHSLVMRNDGALYHNNEEKNRLPANSLPQEGDVVGITYDHVELNVYLNGKNMHCPASGIRGTVYPVVYVDDSAILDCQFSEFYHTPPPGFEKILFEQQIF, encoded by the exons ATGGCTGCCTCGGTGTTCTGCTGCTTGCGGTGCTGCAGGGACGGCGGGACGGGACACATCCCTCTGAAGGAGATGCCGGCGGTGCAGCTGGACACGCAGCACATGG gaaCAGATGTTGTCATtgtaaaaaatggaagaagaatatGTGGAACAGGAGGTTGTTTAGCCAGTGCCCCTTTACATCAAAACAAAAGCTACTTTGAATTCAAAATCCAGTCCACAG gaATATGGGGTATTGGCGTCGCAACTCAGAAAGTTAACTTGAATCAGATTCCTCTTGGCCGAGATGCCCACAGTCTGGTGATGAGGAATGATGGAGCCCTATACCACAACAACGAGGAGAAAAATAGGCTGCCAGCAAACAGCCTCCCACAGGAGGGAGACGTGGTG gGTATTACATATGACCATGtagaattaaatgtatatttgaatggaaaaaatatgcattGTCCAGCATCAGGTATACGAGGGACAGTGTATCCGGTTGTTTATG tTGATGACAGTGCAATTTTGGATTGCCAGTTCAGTGAATTTTATCACACTCCTCCACctggttttgaaaaaatattatttgaacagCAGATCTTCtga